A window of Ruminococcus champanellensis 18P13 = JCM 17042 contains these coding sequences:
- a CDS encoding ANTAR domain-containing response regulator — protein MERGLIISSTEKSVAFFRDMLGHAGIQDLTVVSSAGEARRRMLEYEYDICVINAPLPDEYGESLSCSIALHTTSEVILVVKAEQFDSICHKVEDCGVITVAKPVNRGLFWNAIKVTQAASVKMQRMYCENRKLQQKIEDLRIVDRAKCALISYLRMSEQEAHKYIERQAMDMRLPKREIAEEILRTYEV, from the coding sequence ATGGAGCGGGGACTCATCATCTCCTCAACAGAAAAGAGCGTTGCCTTTTTCCGGGATATGCTGGGGCATGCGGGGATCCAGGATCTGACGGTGGTTTCCTCCGCCGGAGAGGCACGGCGCCGGATGCTGGAGTACGAATACGACATCTGCGTCATCAACGCCCCTCTGCCGGACGAATATGGGGAGAGCCTGAGCTGCAGCATTGCCCTGCACACCACCAGTGAGGTGATCCTGGTGGTGAAGGCGGAGCAGTTCGACTCCATCTGCCATAAGGTGGAGGACTGCGGGGTCATTACGGTGGCAAAGCCGGTGAACCGGGGGCTGTTCTGGAACGCCATCAAGGTGACACAGGCGGCAAGCGTGAAGATGCAGCGCATGTACTGCGAGAACCGGAAATTGCAGCAGAAGATCGAGGATCTGCGGATCGTGGATCGGGCGAAATGTGCGCTGATCTCCTATTTGCGCATGTCGGAGCAGGAGGCTCACAAGTACATAGAGCGGCAGGCTATGGATATGCGGCTGCCCAAGCGGGAAATTGCA